In Paenibacillus ihbetae, the following are encoded in one genomic region:
- a CDS encoding nucleotidyltransferase domain-containing protein — MLLPLHEQFLEQAKAKLSQDHRMLGLLAGGSMMTGTMDEYSDLDLVIVYDAAYRSSIMEERIRIAEGLGYLLSAFTGEHVGEPRLVICLYGPQPLHVDLKFITPAELTTRIENPLILWERTGEIRSILQATSPSYPTADPQWMEDRFWVWIHYGAAKLGRGEIFEAIDLITFIRSTVLGPLILMQAGHLPRGVRKLEEHAKSELEELKRTLPVHDANSCYHALKTAIGMYRRLRPASDTFIARSEAEHISISYLEHIYDTVIKHG; from the coding sequence ATGCTATTGCCTTTACACGAACAATTCTTGGAACAAGCCAAAGCGAAGCTCAGCCAAGACCATCGAATGCTGGGACTGCTTGCCGGCGGCTCCATGATGACGGGAACGATGGATGAATACAGCGATTTGGACCTCGTTATCGTGTATGACGCAGCTTACCGTAGTTCAATCATGGAGGAACGGATCCGAATTGCAGAAGGGCTCGGCTATCTGCTGTCGGCCTTCACGGGAGAGCATGTCGGCGAACCTCGCCTGGTTATCTGCTTATATGGACCGCAGCCTCTTCATGTCGATCTCAAATTCATCACCCCGGCAGAGCTAACAACGCGGATTGAAAATCCGCTTATCCTATGGGAGCGAACCGGAGAGATCCGCTCGATCCTTCAAGCGACCTCCCCCTCGTATCCAACGGCAGATCCGCAATGGATGGAGGATCGCTTCTGGGTATGGATCCATTACGGCGCTGCAAAGCTCGGAAGAGGAGAGATTTTTGAGGCCATCGACCTGATCACCTTTATTCGCAGCACGGTATTAGGCCCGTTGATCCTGATGCAAGCAGGCCATTTGCCCAGAGGTGTTCGAAAACTGGAGGAGCATGCGAAGAGCGAATTGGAGGAGCTTAAACGGACCCTTCCTGTTCATGACGCCAACAGCTGCTACCATGCGCTGAAAACCGCCATCGGTATGTACCGCCGATTGCGTCCAGCCTCGGATACCTTCATCGCTAGATCAGAAGCCGAGCACATTTCCATTTCTTATTTGGAGCATATTTACGACACCGTGATCAAACATGGATAG
- a CDS encoding efflux RND transporter periplasmic adaptor subunit produces the protein MKKIIKWLVIAAVIGLVGYWGYGQVKPKEEPIPMMEEPQVISFPVTEETIVMTVQVKGTSEYGKETNVYAPFEAKVESWNVANGQQIKKGDTLFNLEQKTIHQQLQQKEAERKKRKLEQELKEFTLNQDLDNAPVGATEAERLKLLADQEAAKLSSELDGVNELIEAQTIAELNERLKQSTYRAPSAGIFLFDNSQKQPQSVTANQYIGKIVDLNSLRFAAYVGESEVFSIKPGMEVEVKMPSIKDMKLKGKVEEVAKFAETTSQEKQTSQTPQFKVIISLPKNDRLIGGLTLTGDIVTERKEKAVVVPKLAVMTEGDISYVMVDKGGGQMERQDIETGMQTLDKIEVLSGLKPGDTVVLQ, from the coding sequence ATGAAAAAAATAATAAAATGGTTGGTTATTGCAGCGGTAATCGGCTTGGTCGGCTATTGGGGATACGGACAGGTAAAGCCGAAGGAAGAGCCGATCCCCATGATGGAAGAGCCGCAGGTGATTTCATTCCCTGTCACCGAGGAGACGATCGTGATGACAGTTCAGGTCAAGGGCACCTCGGAGTATGGAAAGGAAACGAATGTATACGCCCCTTTCGAAGCGAAGGTGGAATCCTGGAACGTTGCGAACGGGCAGCAGATCAAGAAAGGCGACACGCTGTTCAATCTGGAGCAGAAGACCATTCACCAGCAGCTTCAGCAGAAGGAGGCCGAACGGAAGAAGCGGAAGCTGGAGCAGGAGCTGAAGGAGTTTACGCTCAATCAGGATTTGGACAATGCCCCGGTCGGAGCGACGGAAGCCGAGCGCTTGAAGCTGCTGGCCGATCAGGAGGCCGCCAAGCTGAGCAGTGAGCTGGACGGGGTCAACGAGCTGATCGAGGCTCAGACGATCGCGGAATTGAATGAGCGACTGAAGCAATCGACGTACCGGGCGCCCTCGGCGGGCATCTTTCTATTCGACAACTCACAGAAGCAGCCCCAGTCGGTGACGGCGAACCAGTACATCGGCAAAATCGTCGATCTGAACTCCCTTCGGTTCGCTGCCTATGTCGGGGAGAGCGAGGTATTCAGCATTAAGCCGGGGATGGAGGTTGAAGTGAAAATGCCTTCCATTAAAGACATGAAGCTGAAAGGAAAAGTGGAAGAGGTGGCCAAATTCGCGGAGACCACTTCCCAGGAAAAGCAGACGTCCCAAACGCCGCAATTCAAAGTGATCATCTCCCTGCCGAAAAACGACCGACTGATCGGCGGACTGACCTTGACCGGAGACATCGTCACCGAACGCAAGGAGAAGGCGGTTGTCGTGCCGAAGCTGGCTGTTATGACCGAAGGCGACATCTCTTACGTGATGGTCGATAAGGGCGGCGGCCAAATGGAGCGGCAGGATATCGAGACAGGCATGCAGACGCTGGATAAAATCGAAGTGCTGTCCGGACTGAAGCCGGGGGATACCGTGGTTCTTCAATAG
- a CDS encoding superoxide dismutase yields the protein MAFQLPPLPYANDALEPHIDAQTMEIHHDRHHNTYVTNLNAALESAPELQDKSLEELISNLDAVPESIRTAVRNNGGGHANHSLFWEVIGPNGGGQPTGALADAINNELGGFDKFKEDFTKAATTRFGSGWAWLVVKDGKLAVTSTPNQDSPLMEGQTPLLGLDVWEHAYYLKYQNKRPDYISAFWNVVNWEEVGKRYESSK from the coding sequence ATGGCATTCCAATTACCACCTCTTCCTTACGCAAACGACGCGCTCGAGCCTCACATCGACGCACAAACGATGGAGATCCATCACGATCGCCATCATAACACGTACGTAACCAACCTGAACGCTGCCCTGGAGAGCGCTCCGGAGCTTCAAGACAAATCCCTTGAAGAGCTGATTTCGAATCTGGACGCCGTTCCTGAAAGCATCCGCACGGCAGTTCGCAACAACGGCGGCGGCCATGCCAACCACTCCCTGTTCTGGGAAGTTATCGGACCAAACGGCGGCGGACAACCTACCGGCGCTCTGGCTGACGCAATCAACAACGAGCTTGGCGGCTTCGATAAATTCAAGGAAGATTTCACGAAGGCAGCTACTACCCGTTTCGGCAGCGGTTGGGCATGGCTCGTTGTGAAAGACGGCAAATTGGCCGTAACTAGCACACCGAACCAAGACAGCCCGCTCATGGAAGGTCAAACGCCTCTTCTCGGCCTTGACGTTTGGGAGCATGCTTACTACCTGAAATATCAAAACAAACGCCCTGATTACATCTCCGCATTCTGGAACGTTGTAAACTGGGAAGAAGTCGGCAAACGCTACGAAAGCTCGAAGTAA
- a CDS encoding ABC transporter permease, producing MRLAWGQIKRRKVVTALCMTGISIGCAAIIVAISIGNGAQSYLEKEIIGGLKLDEIMVTPQGTSSPGEGGGGPGAERGLLTDDKVRVIEGFRHVKSVIAAKQMGYFRFVSSDNLVHDGINIMAVDLMKLKEQGNRFAQGGPLDQMGAVVLNYGATSGWKDAETSERLMNMMNSDPNNPKVWEEFSMYDSSITDMMGKSIQPERMDGEQKSLGPRLYIGGVLDVPKGQNAEFAIYDRQAYVSFETADWLNDTLNSNNGAAMKQRTYDTLTVKVDDLEHIQQLEELISKLALNASDNLAARDQIASQLNTFKAIALGVGVFILLLASISIIVAMTMSTHQRRRQIGIMKVLGANSGQIRVMFIVEASLLGFLGGLLGIVFAYFIVNGLNSFITASAGMAGLQIEVTPNTLPIGIAFAVTTGIFSGIYPAISAARTNALLAIKRD from the coding sequence ATGCGGCTTGCATGGGGCCAGATCAAGCGCCGCAAAGTGGTGACGGCCCTGTGCATGACCGGGATATCGATCGGATGTGCGGCGATCATTGTAGCGATCAGCATCGGAAACGGCGCACAAAGCTACTTGGAGAAGGAGATCATAGGCGGCCTGAAGCTGGATGAAATCATGGTAACCCCGCAAGGCACCAGCAGCCCCGGGGAGGGAGGCGGCGGGCCCGGCGCGGAGCGGGGGCTGTTGACCGATGACAAGGTCCGGGTGATTGAAGGCTTTCGTCATGTGAAGTCGGTCATTGCCGCGAAGCAGATGGGCTACTTCCGGTTTGTCTCGTCCGACAATTTGGTTCATGACGGCATCAATATCATGGCCGTTGACTTGATGAAGCTTAAGGAGCAGGGGAACCGGTTCGCGCAGGGCGGGCCTCTGGATCAGATGGGCGCGGTGGTGCTCAACTATGGGGCAACGTCAGGCTGGAAGGATGCCGAGACCAGCGAAAGATTGATGAACATGATGAACAGCGATCCCAACAATCCGAAGGTATGGGAAGAGTTTAGCATGTATGACAGCTCCATAACGGATATGATGGGCAAGAGCATTCAGCCGGAACGGATGGATGGCGAACAGAAATCGCTCGGCCCGCGCCTTTATATCGGGGGAGTGCTCGATGTTCCGAAGGGGCAGAATGCCGAGTTTGCCATCTACGACCGCCAGGCCTATGTATCGTTCGAAACGGCCGATTGGCTGAATGACACCTTGAATTCCAATAATGGAGCCGCCATGAAGCAGCGGACGTACGATACGCTTACGGTCAAGGTGGATGATCTTGAGCATATCCAGCAGCTGGAGGAGCTTATTTCGAAGCTGGCCTTGAACGCCAGCGACAACTTGGCCGCGCGCGATCAGATCGCCTCCCAGCTGAATACCTTCAAAGCGATTGCGCTGGGCGTCGGCGTATTCATTCTGCTGCTGGCGTCCATCTCGATTATCGTGGCCATGACCATGTCGACGCATCAGCGCCGCCGGCAAATTGGCATCATGAAGGTTCTCGGGGCGAATTCGGGGCAGATCCGCGTCATGTTTATCGTCGAAGCGAGCCTGCTCGGTTTCCTTGGCGGCTTGCTCGGCATCGTATTCGCTTATTTTATCGTGAACGGGCTGAACTCGTTCATTACGGCTTCCGCGGGCATGGCGGGACTGCAGATTGAAGTGACCCCCAATACGCTGCCGATCGGCATCGCATTCGCCGTGACGACGGGCATTTTTTCAGGAATTTATCCGGCGATCAGCGCCGCCAGGACCAATGCGCTGCTCGCGATCAAGCGGGATTAG
- a CDS encoding MFS transporter, which yields MHSWKHGLLYIAGIGVSNLGNWIYLVAINLLVLNMTGSPAAVAGLFIIRPLATLLTNSWAGSIIDRANKRTLMIMTDVIRGALIALIPFMTSVWGIYAIMFLISVAGAFFGPTSITYVTKLVPAEQRKTFNAWSSFASSGAALLGPAISGVLIAYTDIRISIIINAVSFFLCALAIYFLPDVDAPGSEDGKRAGMTLKMLVKDWIAVLDFGKAAAYFVLIYILFQAAMLLGFALDSQEATFIKQVLQLGDEDYGLLVSVAGAGYLAGSAAASFTVKWLSVRMLIGAGTLLSSVGYFVFYASNGYAVAAAGFVIFGFFSSFANAGYMTFFQNQVPIDLMGRFSSVTRLLEGIVQIMLTLLLGVAADLWSLQTVCLIGAGAACAVSLILLIAAYAPSKARCYESGPSAGA from the coding sequence TTGCATAGCTGGAAACATGGGCTGCTGTATATCGCCGGAATCGGCGTTTCGAACTTGGGGAACTGGATTTATCTCGTTGCTATCAATTTGCTTGTGTTGAACATGACGGGATCGCCGGCCGCAGTGGCCGGCTTGTTTATCATCCGTCCGCTCGCTACGCTGCTCACCAACTCATGGGCCGGCAGCATCATCGACCGGGCCAACAAGCGCACGCTGATGATCATGACGGACGTGATCCGTGGCGCGCTTATCGCCCTGATCCCGTTTATGACGTCGGTGTGGGGGATTTATGCGATCATGTTTTTGATCAGCGTAGCGGGGGCATTCTTCGGGCCGACGTCGATTACGTACGTCACGAAGCTGGTGCCGGCGGAACAGCGCAAGACCTTTAACGCCTGGTCCAGCTTTGCCTCCTCCGGCGCGGCTCTGTTGGGTCCGGCTATCTCGGGCGTCTTGATCGCATACACGGATATCCGCATCAGCATTATCATCAACGCCGTTTCCTTCTTCCTGTGCGCGCTGGCGATTTATTTCCTGCCGGATGTGGATGCGCCGGGAAGCGAAGACGGCAAACGCGCCGGCATGACCTTGAAGATGCTGGTCAAGGATTGGATCGCCGTGCTTGACTTCGGGAAGGCGGCAGCTTATTTTGTGCTCATCTATATTTTGTTCCAAGCGGCAATGCTGCTGGGCTTCGCGCTGGACTCGCAGGAGGCGACCTTTATCAAGCAGGTGCTTCAGCTGGGGGATGAGGATTACGGCTTGCTTGTGAGCGTAGCGGGGGCAGGGTACCTTGCAGGCTCCGCCGCGGCATCGTTCACCGTGAAATGGCTGTCGGTCCGCATGCTGATCGGGGCCGGAACGCTGCTGTCGAGTGTCGGATATTTCGTTTTCTATGCATCGAACGGATATGCGGTGGCGGCAGCGGGATTTGTTATTTTCGGCTTCTTCTCATCGTTTGCGAATGCCGGTTATATGACGTTTTTTCAAAACCAGGTTCCGATCGACCTCATGGGACGTTTCAGCAGCGTGACGCGCTTACTGGAAGGAATCGTGCAGATCATGCTGACGCTGCTGCTTGGCGTAGCCGCAGATCTGTGGTCTCTGCAGACGGTATGTCTCATCGGTGCCGGCGCGGCGTGCGCGGTCTCGCTGATCCTGCTCATCGCGGCTTATGCCCCGTCCAAGGCTCGCTGTTACGAGTCCGGGCCGTCCGCCGGAGCCTAA